TGAGACTAGTAGCGGCTCCCATCTTTATTAGGTTATCTTAAACAATTATacttaataaaaataaaccaaTCATGAGGGGTATGGACCTCGATGAGGTTCACTGCGGTTTATCATACCCGCCATGGAAAGTTTCTAATGGATGAAGTGATTCCATCCATAGGGAGCGTGTATTGGGGAGGCTGCCATGGTAAAGGTAACTCAGAATCCGATTTCCACACCTGACTTCCTTTTCTGAGGTGTGCAGCTCATGTGGGTGTGGATCACGACACCTTTTGCTGTCACATGAGTACGATTTTGGGAGAGCTTGTAACTACGTGCAAGGGAACTCACAAATGGTTCGTCTTGTAAGGTGAGGTGATGATGCTTTTGTGGATGTGAACCGTGAGGGAACTCTTATGATCAAGTACCTCTAAATTCGACAATTTCCTCTATCCCCTGAGAGGCAGCGAGGTTGGGTCGCGACACAAGTCTATCTATAGTTTGTAATTTAATTCTCTTTACTTGTTAAGAAAATTCATTCAGTATATTTATTCATTGACTTGGTCCCTATTAAATTTGTAACCATTTTTTTAGAGTTATTAttacaatttaattttattggttacaataaaaaatattgtattACATATTACTACACATGAAAGCCATCATTTTGTAACGTTTTTGTAATAGCTATGTAATGATTTTGTaacatttgatttatttcttaataAATCCTACGTTATTTTATAACTATCCTCAATTTAATGATTGCCAATTGATTTATAAATGGTTGTCATAACTCTATCTTTCGTTTGCCTATGAAATCaaacttcaaaccacaatcTTTAAGACACACTGaattaaaagagaattttttcttaaaatgattgtTTACTTACCAAAGTGGCACTCAAGTCGTCGCtagaaaatttttggcactaaaatgaatGTAATGCGAAAGTTATGGTATTTTTAGTATTCTTTTCCCATCTATTGTATATTAAAGATAGAGATTAAATTGACTTTACCTCTATGATGTAGAGCCACTTATTGTGTTTAGTTAATTTTTAACAATAAAGGAACCTAAGAATTCACAAACAGATCTTGTGGCACTATTGCTTactttattactattttttttttatattatctttcctctctttttttaattattttattttttatctcttttttcctttccatcattctttaataaaaattttaaaatagtaaattatactaatatacttaagatatgttatatattacatttattttataagatataattaaatttgaatatataaataaaaataagattaaattaaaaaagtaatttttcatcttttcatcttttgttattttgaatttcttatattataatttaaatataatttatactaaaatataatttcaattttgttaatttaagaagtttattaTTCGAGAAAATAGCTTTCTTATATtggatattaaaaatccaattctctttTATCTCACATTCCTCGTAGGATTATTTTATCTTACTTATATCTTTTCTATATCCGTTTATCTTGTCTCAAGCCGTCaccaaatataaaatataataaattttattatatcataAATTATACCTTGACTGCAAAATGCAGCCTTATAGAGTAACTTAGGAAAGCTTTTTTCCATTAATCATATTAGTTGGAGTTAACGGATGAATTTTATTgtacaaaattgacaaattcaggACTTTATCGTACTCTTTGAAAGTTGtagaattcaattatatttCCACGATTTAAGTTCTAAGGATTCTCGAATTCAATTATATTTCCATAGGTTTGAAAAAATCTATCAATTCCATTTCTAGGGAAAGTATAAATAACCTGGCCCTGCCCCATCTCCCCCAGCTCAGCGTGCGCGGTGCATAACTACATATGGTCGCTTTCCCTGCGATCCTCTTCACTCTCTTCTCCTTCCGCGTGCGCCCCTCGCTCTCCGCCGCTCCCCCtcatttcctcctcctctcctccagAACCTTCTCCGCTTCCGCCATGTCCCACCGCCCCAACTACCAGGGCGGCCGCCGAGGaggcggcggccgcggcgggcccgccggggcggcggcggcggcggcggcggggccgcGGCGGCCGCGGGGAGCAGCGGTGGTGGGACCCGGTGTGGCGCGCGGAGCGTCTCCGGCAGCAGGCGGTTGAGGTAAAGTTACTGTtgttgactctctctctctctctctcgatcgaccTTCGTGGTTTTAGTGATCGGATTGGTTGAGTTTGGTTCATTTGTTGGCGAATCAATGGTTCGGCTACATGTCCGTCTTGCATACGAAGACGGATTGTTGTATCGTAGTAGTGATGGAGCGGCTGAGCTTCGGGAATGTCCAAATCCCTGGCTTTGTGTTCGCTTAGGAATGATGGTACGGGCTAACTAACTTATTACTTGTTACTGATCGGCGATCATGTTTGCGTAATCTTGGACTTGGTGGAAAACGTTATTACTTCGTGGTCGGGTATACGCAGTGCCTTCTGGGAGAAAAAAAAGTTGCGGAGGTTATTCAATAGTGATGGAACCATCATGGGTACTTTCATAATTCCATTTATTTTGACCGAAACGATACGAGAAACTTCCATTGTGAAATGGGGTGCTACTCAACTTCTCTCTGTGTTGAGGAGGTATCTTGCCACTGGGTCATTTCGCACGATCGGGATAGTGATCACGTGGTAAAACTGTTGCGAACGAATTTTGTGCTTGCCTTTTCTGGGGGATTCATCTACTGTTCTTGATGTTCAGATGGAAGTTCTTGATGAGAATGAGTGGTGGAGTAAGATGGAGCAATTGAAAAGTGGTGGAGAGCAGGAGATGATAATTAAGCGTAACTTTAGCCGTGCAGATCAGGATGTTCTGTCGGACATGGCTTACCAGCATGGGCTTCACTTGTAAGTTTCAACTTTCTCATCTTATTGCTTTTGTGCTTTGGAAAGCTAAAGAGAGTGAAGTCTATACCTCATTGTTAAGTATTGGACCACGGAATCCCTGAATGGTCACTTACATGATGACggatgaatttttttgaaaaatggggaGCTCAATTGAGCTCTTGTTTATttatacaaagaaaaaggatgaaCATAActataatgaaaattttgacaTGGTACATACAACAAATAAATGGTGAAAGAAAGTTACACAAGGATGCTATTGTGATTGTGACCTAAATATATGAATTTATATAACTTGAAATattagttattttttaattttccactAACTTTATAATGTACATTTAAGTTTGGTCTCCTACTTATTTGTACTTTGCAACTTCCTGGCCTTGTGAAAGAAAGCCATGCATACAATAAAGGGAAGGCACTTGTTGTTAGCAAAGTTCCACTGCCAGATTATCGGGCAGATCTGGATGAGCGCCATGGATCGACACAGAAGACGGTAACATTCGCACGCAATCCTTTTGTGGATTTCTGTTCGATTGCTTTGCAATGAAGTTAGAATGTGTTTTTAAGAGTGGGGCAAGGCAAACCTTTGACATAGCTTATATGTAGTGCAAAAGTCCAACTTTGGAATGTgaaaaggatttttcttttctcttcattgtttAGAGGAAGGTTTTCCACTATTGGgcttttatctttattttttgtgcTTTGTGCAGATTCAAATGTCTTCAGAAACCCAGAGACTTGTTGGAGAGCTTTTAGTTGGTTCCTCAGTATCTGTTGGCAGCTCCTCTTTCCCATCTAGGCAGGGGGGTAAACAAGTATTGCCAGCTGGAAATATAGAGAAATCTGTTTCAGTATTGGAGATCGATTCTGCTAAGGAGAAACTTAACGCTGAACTTTTGGCTAAGCAAGAAAAGATGAAGGTGGGTATTGTGATTGGAGCGAGAGATTGTATCACTCATTGATATCTATTCGTGAAATCAGATATTTCTCTTGTTTATGAATCCTCTAAATTCATCAAGGCCATTTTAAGTACAAGTTGCCCTTGCAGGATAGCGCCAATGTCAAGGCAATGCAGTCTTTCCGCGAAAAACTTCCTGCATTTAAAGTGAAAGCTGAGTTCCTAAAAGCTATTGCGAATAATCAGGTGTAGTGCCTTCTTCTTTTGATCTGTCAAGTATTGAACTGATCTTTCTTGTAGAAAAGACTTATTAGGCTGTTCTTGCTTGGATCGGCTTTTCAACACAATAAGTAAATCAGCAAGTTGTATGTTTGTCAATGAGTGTCACAACTCTAAAATAAAGCATCTTACTTGCTTTAGTAAGTCTATACTTCCTCGCTAGTGGACTTTTGAGTTTTGTATGAATTTTCACGATGCTACTACGTTACTACTATGACAGACCTGTCTGTGAGATATGTAGTGGAAGTGTTTTATTTAGATGTTTGATGTCTACTATCACATTGATTTTTCTTAGACACCTTTGATGATCTAGGTACTAGTAGTATCTGGAGAGACAGGTTGTGGTAAGACTACACAGCTCCCTCAGTTCATTCTGGAAGAGGAGATATCTTCTCTTCACGGAGCTGACTGCAGCATAATGTGTACACAACCACGTCGTATATCTGCCATATCTGTTGCTGCTCGAATATCTTCTGAAAGGGGAGAGGCACTTGGTGAAACTGTTGGATATCAGATCCGTCTGGAAAGTAAGTCTTCTGCAGAAACAAGGCTGCTATTTTGCACCACTGGAGTACTACTTAGACGACTGGTAAGAAAGTTTTGATGATTATTTCCCCTCTCTTGAAACTTTAGTTTGAGTACTGTACAGATAAAAGTAACTTCTTTAGACTGTGCAAATGCATCTTTTATGGGAATTACAGACTGCACTTGCTCTCTGTGCATTCAACACGAATTCGTAATTTGGGGTGGTACCTTGAAATTTCATATTATACCTTCTATGGAAATTTCATGATTGAACATGTTTGTAatgaaactttttaaaaataaattgtctttttattttttggtcgaagaaaataaattgtctTTGGATGTTGTATAAGTCCTCCAGTCTCATTGGACTTACATTTCTGCTACATGCTGTTGTTGCACATGGTGAAGCTCTTTTGTCAACTTATGGCTCATGcatttttgtttgttcatttcaTCACTgtgatgtgttttctttttgatCTCTGACCATGATGTGGAAGCGCAGGCTCAAGACCCGAAATTGACTGGTGTAAGCCACTTGCTTGTGGATGAAATACATGAAAGAGGCATTAACGAAGACTTTCTGTTGATAATTCTGCGTGACCTTATTCCAAGGCGTCCCGATTTACGGGTTATTCTGATGAGTGCAACCATTAATGCTGACTTgttttccaaatattttggaaatgctCCCACTTTGCATATACcggtaaatgaatattatttaaTAGAACAGTACTTTTGCGCATTTTAGTCTTGGAAAGATATCTCAAAACTGTGCACTATTTGATGTGTAAATCTTGCAGGGGTTGACTTTCCCTGTGGCAGAGTTGTTCCTAGAagatgtgttggagaaaactcattaCATTATAAAGTCCGAGTTTGATAATATTCAGGGAAAttcaaggaggaggaggaagcagCAAGATTCTAAGAAAGATCATTTGACTGAACTTTTTGAGGCATGCTTCTGTTCCTTGtttgttttgctaattttgtttAGACAGcattgttcattttctttctcagcGTGTATTCTATATCAGGCAAAAGAATTAGAGATGCATAACATTACTTCTGAATATATGTAATGGAGATTACTGGCATTTTGTTAGTCTTTAGAATGATTTGATGGGATTATATAACATTGTATTACGTTGACAACCTAATTCTTTAGCAGGGAATCACTGCGTTTTAatcaataagaaaaagagaacatcACTGATTTTGCATACTGTCCAGTTTGATTTTTCATTCTGAAAACATGGTCATTTTCGACTTGGGGTAATTCTATACCATTGGCACTGTAATTAGACCAAAGAACTTCATTTTGTGTCTGGAGTTGCAGATAATCTTGTGTGGAAGGCAGTATTTTCACACAGGACTCGAGGGAGAACCAGTTAACCAACTTTGTTTGCAGTTCAGTAAGTTTGAGTGgttgaaattattaaagaaagaaCATGGTACAGATGTAAACTGCCTGACCAGTGGATTATGATCCTGAGTTTGATAATTACTTGATGTGTGAAGCATTTTATTGATACCAACACTTTGCACCCTCCATTCAACTGGCATCAACACGGCTGGAAAATGCATTAGTGGTACATTTGGTTTGTGGAATAGAAGAGAAATTGGAATGTCACAGCCACCCTAAAGCTACACTAATTAACTGGTCTTCCCGTCATTTTCTCCCTCACACAAACTTAGCAATTTCTTCTATTTCTCCAAACCAGTGTGTTTGCTCCAAAACGGCTGAGAGTtgatattctttcttttgggaTACTATTGAGCACGAATTGCTGGTAAAGTAGGATCTTATACCAGTCAGTATCTTGGGTTTCTttccttctgttttttttttttttttttttttgggggggggggtggggCTGGGGGCGAGAGTGAGAGAGATGTCAGAATCACATTTGTGGCATCAGATCTTGTGCCTAATCTATTCCTGCAACATCAGTCTAAACCATTGTGTTTGCCCCAAACTGTTGGTGTTTGTGGCAGTGCTGAATTCTATTTCTGCTACATCGGACTAAACCAAGATGTTTGCCCAAAAATGGGTGGGGAGAGGAGGATATGTTATTTCTTTTAGGTTACTTTCTATATCTATTCCTGCAACATCAGTCTAAACCATTGTGTTTGCCCCGAACAGTTCATGTCTGTGGCAGTGCTGAATTCTATTTCTGCTACATCAGACTAAACCAAGATGTTTGCCCAAAAATGGGTGGGGAGAGGATATGTTATTACTTTTAGGTTACTttctatagagagagagagagagagagagatggctgGGGAGAGCACAGATCAAGTTGGGTATTTTAGACAGTCTCTTGGGTTTCTCACTTTACCTCTCCGCACATGAAGGAAAAGAGGCGTAATGCAAGTTAATTTTAGAATATGGCCATCCAAAAGATTCTACATTTTACCTCATAATACCCATCTGGAAATTTTCTGTCTTTTATCCTGTTTTTCAAATGTTGCCTTGATGGTCCATGGTTAAACCATACTGTTCTGGTTCTCTTTTTGATTCACAAGTATTTAATTTAGAGCAAGAAATATTTGGAATGtataaaagatatttttcttGTGGACCTTTCTTTAGATGCACATTGTCCTGATTGCTATTCAAAAGTTTTCTTTCGTGAAATTTTATATTCTATTAATTTTGGTGCGACAAATTATCTATATAGGACGTCGACATTGATTCTCATTATAGAAGCTACGGCAGATCAACAAGAGAGTCTCTTGAAGCTTGGTCTGGTTCACTGATTGATTTGGGTCTGGTATGTTCTTTTCTTGACTGCTCTCATAGTTCTTATATTCTGAACAACTAGATGTGGCACATCTGACTAGGATGAGTGGCGGCATTACTAATGGATGTTAGCTCAGGCATTTTTTCCTGACATTGTTAATGGTGATTCTTTAAGAGTTCAATTACAAGTCCCAGTGGGGATTTCCTGTTGTTGGATATCAGTTAGAGGATATTGAACGTATTTGAGGTACTGAAAAACAAATTTGACATTGAGATTGAGAGGCATGCAAGTCAGCTCTATTTCCAaaggttttccttttctctaaACCAAGAATTGGGAAGACTAGCTGATGGAGCAAAATCCAAATAGAGTTCCCTTCTCTCTGTGTGTGTAGAGTTAAGCTCACCCTCTTTTTGGGGTATAGCCAGTTCTACCAGCAAGATGCTACCCTATAATTACTGattaaacaataaaacaaatttACTTCCCCATAATAAGTGTTCTTTTGACTCACATTTGCTTTTGTGATTAGTTGTAACCAACGTTGTCTGGCTTTTGTGGTAGTTAGTGCATATCATTTAATCAACTACTAGGAGATCTTCGCACTTTAATTTTTGCAGCATTGAAAATTCACAGGTGGAGTCAACTCTTGAATATATATGTCGCCACGAAGGTGATGGAGCCATTCTTGTATTTCTCACTGGATGGGATGACATTTCAAAGCTGCTTGACAAGGTTAAAGTTAACCATCTGCTTGGGGATCAGAGCAGGGTTCTTGTCCTTCCTTTACATGGTTCCATGCCTACTGTTAATCAACGGGAAATATTTGACCGTCCTCCGCCAGGTAAGAGGTAAGCACCTCCATCTGTTCTGATTTGGACTTTCTTTTTCCCATGAAATTAATTTCATCCTCCTCTGTCCTCGTCTTTCTTGCTTATTATGGGGATACTCTCCCAGATTATTCAGGATAAACTATTATTACTCAAAATTTTTGTAAACTGTTGTAGTAGTATATTAATATAGACATATCGAGTTGGAATTTCATGTTTGTCAATTTAGAGTTTTCCCCTGTTGCTTTTGTGCTTATTAGTTGGTAGCGGACAGAAATGTGGACATTATTAGTGTCATAAAGGCTTCCACTTCTACTTATCAATCATTGGCTATAAACGGCTGCATCATTTTGCAGGAAGATTGTGCTGGCAACAAACATTGCAGAGAGTAGTATTACAATAGATGATGTTGTTTATGTTGTTGATTGTGGAAAGGCAAAGGAAACTAGTTATGATGCTCTGAACAAGCTGGCTTGTCTTTTACCATCCTGGATTTCAAAGGCCTCAGCACATCAGGTATGCATCATGATGATTTAACTTGTCTCAGTTGTGAACACAAGAAGTGAGATTTCTGTGAGCTCTGTTAATTTTGTTTctgagcctctctctctctctctctctcgtctggAAACACTTCAGAGGAGAGGACGTGCTGGACGTGTGCAACCGGGAGTTTGTTATAAGCTTTATCCAAGAATCGTTCATGACGCAATGCCCCAGTTTCAACTTCCAGAAATTCTCCGGACTCCTCTACAAGAACTTTGCCTTCACATTAAGAGCTTGCAACTTGGTGCAATAGGATCATTTTTGTCCAAGGCACTTCAGCCACCTGACCATCTTGCTGTTCAAAATGCTATCGAACTGCTAAAAACAATAGGGGCTCTCGATGATAAGGAGGATCTTACTCCACTCGGTGAGGGAAATAGAGTGGTTTCTCCTATTTAATACTGGCTTTGCATTGTAATTGTAACCTGGTATTCTTGCACCTGACAGGCCGTCACCTCTGTACTTTACCTGTGGATCCAAATATCGGGAAGATGCTTTTGATGGGGTCCATATTTCAATGTCTGACTCCTGCCCTAATCATTGCTGCTGCTCTCGCTTACCGTGACCCATTTGTCCTTCCAATAAATAAGAAAGAGGAAGCTGATGAAGCAAAAAGATCCTTTGCCGGTGATTCCTGCAGGTTGAATCAGTGGTTTGGGCCTTAGTTTTTGCTTACTTTGGAGCATCATGTTGCTGAAATCAAAACTCCTCTGTTTCCAGTGTAAAATTTTTGCATGTCTACTGCAGTGACCACATAGCACTTCTGAAAGCTTTTGAAGGGTGGAAAGAGGCAAAACGAAGTGGGAACGAAAGATCATTCTGCTGGGAAAACTACTTGTCCCCAGTGACCTTGCAGATGATGGATGACATGAGAATGCAGTTCCTGAATCTCCTTTCTGATATTGGCTTTGTAGACAAATCAAAGGGCCCTAGTGTATGTCCACCTTGGTGATATTTTGCATAGCTTGTTTTGTTGCAGcatgtcctctctctctctctctctctctcccccctgtGATTTTGGACTTCCATTCATGACTGTTGCAGGCATACAATCTTTATAGCAATGATTTGGAGATGGTATGTGCAATTCTCTGTGCTGGGCTTTACCCAAATGTTGTTCAgtgcaaaagaagaggaaagcgGACAGCATTTTACACTAAAGAAGTTGGTCAAGTGGACATTCACCCAGCATCTGTCAATGCAGGCATCCATCAATTCCCCCTGCCATACTTGATATACAGCGAAAAGGTGAAAACTACCAGCATTTTTATCCGAGACTCCACAAATATATCAGATTACGCTTTACTTCTTTTTGGCGGAAACCTTGTTCCCAGCAAAAGTGGGGAGGGTATTGAAATGCTTGATGGCTACCTTCACTTCTCTGCATCAAAGAGTGTGCTGGAGTTGATACGGGTAACTCCTTTACAATTCTGAGTGTTTGTTTGCATTTGTTAATTCGATTCTCCTTTTAGTTTCTTTTCCGTtctataaaaattcaatttgtgAGAGTATTTTTGGCAGAAATTGAGAGGGGAGCTGGACAAGCTTCTGAATAGGAAGATTGAAGAACCTGGCCTGGACATTTCCAGTGAGGGAAAAGGGGTGGTGGCGGCTGCAGTAGAGTTGCTTCACAGTCAGAATGTACAGTACTAATTCATGTCTGAGAAAATGGACATTTTTATCAGATGATTCAGGGTACTACTTAATTCTAGTTGCAGCCTAGTTGTTGGAATTTTATCTCTTTGCTAGGATGAATATTAGTTTGTACTTTGTACATCAGGGTGTCTATTGTATAACTTCTTTTACGGCCTAATATATCCTGCAAAAACTGCTTTTTGGTATGACAGTGGCTTCTTTGAGgaagaaaacctagcaaaattTTGAGTATGTTAATTGCAGTATTCAGTAATCTTGTTGGATAGGATCTCTTTTTATGTGCACGTGTTCGCGCGCGCGTGTGCGGAGTGAAGGCTGATAATACGGTAGACCTGTGCATGCACTGAATTATGATGTATGTGGTTGATCTTGGTGCTGGCTGAAGGGTTGATTCTGGTTAGGGATGTAGTCGAGCTGAGTTGAGTCAATACAGTGCCAAGCTCGAGCTCGACTGGACTTGCAATTTTGGGGTTCAAAACTTGACTCAAGCTCAATCAAGTATAGAAAATTTAGGCTTGAGCTCAATTTGAATTGAAAATCCTACCACTCAAGCTCAACTTGATGCAGTAGAGTTAAGTTACAgttattataaaatattttcgagaaaaaaaattatagaagcTCAATTGGACTCGCAAACTTTTTGACTGGAGCAAGGGTGAGCTCAAGCTTCCCTTGAAATTAGACTAGTCGATCTCGAGTAATCATCGAGCCGAGTCCAAGCTACTCTCGGTTTCACTCCTGATTCTGCTTATTCAAGTAAGCATCGTAGCGTGTGCATTATTATCcattttaatatgattttaaaCATTCTGTTGAATAGTTCTTGTTGAGTATCTTTATCTTACTCAGGAAGTAAATGGCTTTCTGTTGCTTTTTAATGCGTGTGGGCCCTTTTTGAGCCGCACGGATTTGATGCGTGCTcttcaaatcaaaatattaaaagagccatgaagcaagaaaaggttcgtattttttttatcatttttcgtCTCCATCAGTGAGCAAGTGGCCCTGTATTGCTGGACAAGTTTTAAGCATGGCGTACTTACGATCTTGCATTGCAAAgcggaggaaaaaggggagaaaagactGATAATGCAccgttccttctctctctctctctacctttttTTCTGATGAAGTATGCATTTCTTGTTGATAAATCAAGAAATCTGGTATAAACTATTCTGCTTCTATGCTGCTGATCTCTGAGTCTATTTAGAACTTCATGAACTTTAGAGAAACTTTTTGCTAGAATCACAAGATTTCGTGTTCCTCATTAGCCAAACTGAAGTTTGACCGTGGcatattttgcaattttagaGATCACTGATCATATAGCTATACCTTTCCAAGCCTCGAATGCCCCTGTTTGTCGTACAGCTCAATTATACTTCTTTTGATACCTTGCACCATATGAAGAGATTGTTTTGAGTTTCAAACCGATATGACAATCTAAGCATCTGCTGACTGCAACATGCCGCTTGTTTAATCCGTCTTTAGGGGATAATTTGTCTAATATAGCCGGTCAACATGTGAAACTATGCTTAGGAATCTTTGGTGTGGACCACACTAGTCTATTCCAAGGCGTCTCCTTGGCTTATTCCAAGCATTATGAATTGCGAAGCATTTCAAAAGGAATCGCCATCCAAATTTCTATCTGAGGGTCTTGGATGAGGATGCATTATGCCAAACCAGAAAGATTAAATCGAGACCAAGGCATTTTATCTTGCAGCATGCTGTTTCCAATTTCAATCCTCTATTGCGTCACGAAATTGGGATAGAGAGATAACCCTACAATGCTTACCAGCCACAAGGAAGTCTTCAACTCTTCATACCATCCCCAATGCTAGACTGACTACGAGACCTCGATACTCCAGAGAATTTTGGCAGGAGGAGCTACAGGCCAAATGCTTCTTTGCCTGATGAAACATTCCTTagccctaccaatccatgatgaGCCTGATTCAACAAGTATCACCCAAATTAGCACAGCAGCTTTCTTCTGCTGATGGATCAGTAACAATCCCAGATCACCTTCCTCTTTCGGTAGACAAACATCAAATCCATTTGACGTTCCCAGCTGTAGAGAGTAGAGCTTATCTGTACTAGACCATTAAAGGGAGCTGTAACTTTCAATGAAGAATGAAACCCAACACCAATAATAGACAATACCATATAACACTGAACTAACTAACTTGAGTCTC
The sequence above is drawn from the Eucalyptus grandis isolate ANBG69807.140 chromosome 11, ASM1654582v1, whole genome shotgun sequence genome and encodes:
- the LOC104425567 gene encoding DExH-box ATP-dependent RNA helicase DExH1 isoform X1; the protein is MEVLDENEWWSKMEQLKSGGEQEMIIKRNFSRADQDVLSDMAYQHGLHFHAYNKGKALVVSKVPLPDYRADLDERHGSTQKTIQMSSETQRLVGELLVGSSVSVGSSSFPSRQGGKQVLPAGNIEKSVSVLEIDSAKEKLNAELLAKQEKMKDSANVKAMQSFREKLPAFKVKAEFLKAIANNQVLVVSGETGCGKTTQLPQFILEEEISSLHGADCSIMCTQPRRISAISVAARISSERGEALGETVGYQIRLESKSSAETRLLFCTTGVLLRRLAQDPKLTGVSHLLVDEIHERGINEDFLLIILRDLIPRRPDLRVILMSATINADLFSKYFGNAPTLHIPGLTFPVAELFLEDVLEKTHYIIKSEFDNIQGNSRRRRKQQDSKKDHLTELFEDVDIDSHYRSYGRSTRESLEAWSGSLIDLGLVESTLEYICRHEGDGAILVFLTGWDDISKLLDKVKVNHLLGDQSRVLVLPLHGSMPTVNQREIFDRPPPGKRKIVLATNIAESSITIDDVVYVVDCGKAKETSYDALNKLACLLPSWISKASAHQRRGRAGRVQPGVCYKLYPRIVHDAMPQFQLPEILRTPLQELCLHIKSLQLGAIGSFLSKALQPPDHLAVQNAIELLKTIGALDDKEDLTPLGRHLCTLPVDPNIGKMLLMGSIFQCLTPALIIAAALAYRDPFVLPINKKEEADEAKRSFAGDSCSDHIALLKAFEGWKEAKRSGNERSFCWENYLSPVTLQMMDDMRMQFLNLLSDIGFVDKSKGPSAYNLYSNDLEMVCAILCAGLYPNVVQCKRRGKRTAFYTKEVGQVDIHPASVNAGIHQFPLPYLIYSEKVKTTSIFIRDSTNISDYALLLFGGNLVPSKSGEGIEMLDGYLHFSASKSVLELIRKLRGELDKLLNRKIEEPGLDISSEGKGVVAAAVELLHSQNVQY
- the LOC104425567 gene encoding DExH-box ATP-dependent RNA helicase DExH1 isoform X2, which gives rise to MSSETQRLVGELLVGSSVSVGSSSFPSRQGGKQVLPAGNIEKSVSVLEIDSAKEKLNAELLAKQEKMKDSANVKAMQSFREKLPAFKVKAEFLKAIANNQVLVVSGETGCGKTTQLPQFILEEEISSLHGADCSIMCTQPRRISAISVAARISSERGEALGETVGYQIRLESKSSAETRLLFCTTGVLLRRLAQDPKLTGVSHLLVDEIHERGINEDFLLIILRDLIPRRPDLRVILMSATINADLFSKYFGNAPTLHIPGLTFPVAELFLEDVLEKTHYIIKSEFDNIQGNSRRRRKQQDSKKDHLTELFEDVDIDSHYRSYGRSTRESLEAWSGSLIDLGLVESTLEYICRHEGDGAILVFLTGWDDISKLLDKVKVNHLLGDQSRVLVLPLHGSMPTVNQREIFDRPPPGKRKIVLATNIAESSITIDDVVYVVDCGKAKETSYDALNKLACLLPSWISKASAHQRRGRAGRVQPGVCYKLYPRIVHDAMPQFQLPEILRTPLQELCLHIKSLQLGAIGSFLSKALQPPDHLAVQNAIELLKTIGALDDKEDLTPLGRHLCTLPVDPNIGKMLLMGSIFQCLTPALIIAAALAYRDPFVLPINKKEEADEAKRSFAGDSCSDHIALLKAFEGWKEAKRSGNERSFCWENYLSPVTLQMMDDMRMQFLNLLSDIGFVDKSKGPSAYNLYSNDLEMVCAILCAGLYPNVVQCKRRGKRTAFYTKEVGQVDIHPASVNAGIHQFPLPYLIYSEKVKTTSIFIRDSTNISDYALLLFGGNLVPSKSGEGIEMLDGYLHFSASKSVLELIRKLRGELDKLLNRKIEEPGLDISSEGKGVVAAAVELLHSQNVQY